Within the Miscanthus floridulus cultivar M001 chromosome 2, ASM1932011v1, whole genome shotgun sequence genome, the region CCTATATTTTGGAAAGAAAATTGGGTGAGCGATGGGCGTATTGCTCGTGTGCGCCCCTTGGCTGATGCCTGCCACGTGTCACCGGCTCCATCTGACGGCACGACCCTCAGCTGGAGACAAATCACAGACGGCTCGGCTCCTTTGAATCTGCTCTTCTCACACACGACATGCTAATAGATTGCATCGAGGCCTAACTATGGGCAGTTGCACGCCGCTGCCGTCGCTTCCGTCCAGAAGTAGCCTCCATGGTAGATGTGCTATAATCATCGGCCACATCATAGCTTGCTTCGACCTACAAGATGCTACAAGGATCAGCCGAATCAAAATTCAGCACATCTATACTTGTGCCTAGATCTGAATTTTGATATTATTTCGTTACCTGTCTATGGATGAGGCGGCACCTCTGTTTGTGGGGGTGTTCTTCAGAGCAGAGGCCGCCGCCTCCGTCTCCGAGCGTCCATTAGCCTGTACTTGAGGAGAAGCCGTGCTCACGTCTGAGCCGAGGGCGCACGGTGGAGCCTTGTGAAGGGGAGAGCCAACGCGCCTCGTGTGCTGCCCCTTTGATTACAACCGGCGACATGCGGCAGGCATCAGCCTAGGGGGCGCACGCGAGCTGCAATACGCCCATCGCTCACCCAATTTTCTTCCATATTTTGCATCGCAATGAACCGGCAGAGCAGCTGAGGCCCCCGATCTGGTCCAACCCCCACCAAACCCCTACGGTCCAGGCGTCCAGCCGCTCGAAGCCAAATCCCACCTCAAGGTGCAAAGCTAAGCTTCTCATTTCCCCAAGCTTCTGTGTTCTGCCTCTGCCTCTCTGTGAGCACACTGCCATCACGCGCAATGGCGGCACTCCATCTGTCGCTGGCCCTGCTCATTCTGCTCCCTTCCACCCCTGAGGCGACGTCCTCGGCGCTGCTGGGCATCAGCTACGGCCGCGTTGGCAACAACCTCCCTGCAGCCACCTCAGTGCCGCAGATTGTCGCCTCCCTGGGTGTCGGCCGCGTCCGACTCTACAATGCTGACCCCACCACCATCCGTGCCTTCGCCAACACGGGCgtcgagctcgtcgtcggcgtccCTGACGAGTGCCTCGCCACTGTCTCCACCCCGACCGGCGCCTCCTCCTGGGTCCGCTCCAACATTGCCCCCGCGCTCCCGGCCACAAAGATCGCCTTCCTCACCGTCGGCAACGAGGTGCTCACCAGCGTCAATAGCTCCTCGCTATCCAGGTACCTCCTCCCGGCGATGCAGTGCCTCCATGATGCGCTTGCGCAGGCGGGCCTGGACAAGCAGGTCGCCGTCACCACGGCGCACAACCTCGGCGTGCTGGCCACGTCGTACCCGCCGTCGTCGGCCTACTTCCGCAAGGACCTCCTCCCGATGCTCTGCCCCATCCTCGACTTCCACGCGCGCGCGGGCTCGCCGTTCCTGGTCAATGCGTACCCCTACTTCGCCTACGCCGAGGAACCCACCGGAGTGGAGCTCGAGTACGCGCTGCTGGAACCCGGGCATGCCGGCGTCGCCGACCCGGGGACCGGGCTACACTACACCAACATGCTCGCGGCGCAGGTGGACGCCGTGTACCATGCCATCGCGGCGGCCAACAGCGCGGCGGCGCGGGCCGTGGAGGTACGCGTGTCCGAGACCGGGTGGCCGTCGGCGGGGGACGCCAACGAGACCGGAGCCACGCCGCAGAACGCGGCGAGGTACAACGGCAACGTGATGCGGCTCGTGGCCCAGGGGAAGGGCACGCCGCTGCGGCCGGCGGCGCCGCTGCGCGTCTACATGTTCGCGCTCTTCAACGAGAACATGAAGCCCGGGCCGACGTCAGAGCGCAACTACGGGCTCTTCAAGCCCGACGGAACACCGGCGTACGAGCTCTCCTACCGCCTTCCGCAGGACaacaccacctcctcctccggtgGCAGCATTACCGGCGGTGGCGGCTACGGGTCAGACAACGGCAGGTACTACAGCATCTCGGCCGCAGCCACGGCGACAATGGTAAGCTCTGCTCTCTTTGCTAGCTGCTGCTAATGATGGTTGACATGCTAGCTCCTAATGTTCACTCCTAGCAACAGTGTGGGTGTGGTTGATGCTTGCTTTGGAATGAAGGAATCGTTTTAAGAAAAAAGCTAATTTTGGATTTGTTGGAAAGGGTCATGCATTAGAGATATATATTGACTCTCTgctgatattttttttctttggcaTATTTAGTGCAATGTTGTAGACTGGGCAACTTTGCATTGCATTGATACCGGATGCTTTAGTTAGCACTAAGGATGTCAGGGTACGTACTCCTTCCgtaaaaaaaaaatgaaattctCGTTTTTCAAAAAGTCAAACAGTTTAtattttgatcaaaattataaaaaaattaatattcatgatacaaaattaatatcattaaatTTGTTACAtaacatatttttataataaatttatttagagacataaatatttataatatttataataaacttagtcaaacttaagtaAATTTGACCGGCATGAATCCTATAATTGCATCTTTTCTTGGACTGAGGGAGTATAAAGGAACGTGGCACAACCATTGTCAGTCAGATTAATTAATAACCCTCATTCGAGAAAAGAAAAATGCATGACAATGAATGTTCGGTTACAATGAAGCAGAGAATGAATTTTAGCTTTCGACGTGATTCGCTTTTCGTTCTGCATTCCAGTCTTGGCACAAAACCAGAAATGTGAGTAGGTAGCCTGGTAGCCATAAACACATGGTTTAAAGGTGGAACCGCCGATAATCGCCACTGATAAGCAGAACCGAGCTATTTCCTTTGCTGTCAGTCACATAACCTGCAATGCAATCATGAAAGTTGAGAACAACCTTCCAGTGGTCTATCTGTCCATTGTTCTTCCGATTGGAACTTTGCGCCCCTTTTGCTCGTCTGCTGAGGTGTTACCCCTTTGTTTGTGCTTGCTAGGTTTGGTGGACATGGCCACAGGTAGCTGTGGCAGCATGTGTGGCTGTACTGGTCATGGCATTGTGACCATTAGCAGAGTTGCCTGCCTGGACTTGGTGGATGGGAAGCCTCTGGCTTCTGATGAGTCAGAGGCAGCGTATGGTGGAGTCAGTGAACTGATGTTCTAGACAAACTCATTGATCGTGGTGATctaccccctctctctctctcttttgtccCTTTCTCCCATGTTGTTATAATTGAGGTGTCACTTGTAATTGGTGGTAAACAAATGGGCTAGACAATTGTCATTAATGATTAGACAGCCATATTTTTGTGTTCTGAAATTGAAATTTAGGGCACACGATCTTTTTGAAAAGATAAATTCTGCTAGCATCCGGAGCCAAGTTGTTTAAAACTAGCAAGACCTTGTTTGGTTGCATAGAGTTGCCAAATTGCTCAAATCGAACAGCAAGGCCTATGTGGCATCCAGTACTAAATTGTTCAGTATTATATACTTGTAAAAGTGGCGAAGCAACTTGCTTCATCGCAAAAGAAAACGATCCATGTGGAAAGCTTGACAGCCTTTTGTTTGAAACACCTCCGCACAAAAGCTCACGAACCAGTttcaaaataaaaagaaaaagctcTCGATGTGCAAGTGAACTGGAGGAATAGATACTTCACATTTTTCCTTTAGTCTTCAAACTATAACTTCTTTACTTTGTAAATGTGCtttttttaagtataaatatcaATACTTATGTTTTAATACGCAGGTCATTTTAATTTTGTCCTATATCAAATTTCTATAAATTTAAAAATATACAAAACATATTAACAACTATAGCACCAAATAAATATACATTTTATGGTGGATTTAATAAACTAATTCAATGTTGAAGATGATTGGATATTGTTTTATAAAATTAGTTAAAAATTGAGAAATTTCACTTGGTAGCAGTCTAGCAGAAAACTAAAACAACTTATATTTAGTAACGGACACCGTATATATAACTATGTGTGATAGTATACTGCACATAAGTTGGTACTAGTTTCTCAGCTTTGGATGCTTGTCAATTAGTGTATATTACTCCGGTTTATTGGCAACTTTTGATCCGGACAAAGGTCATCGCCTGCAGAACAGAATAATTTAGTCAGGTGTAAGTTACCGACGAAAGGGCGCCCTTTATTATTACTTTTATAAGGCAGCTGACCTGAGTAGAGTGATCAAGTGAATCTTTGGTATGAGATGTGCTTCACGTGTGCTGTCTCTTGTTGTCTGCCTCTGGTTTACTACTTTTTCTACTATAGCTCCATGACCCCATGACCCCAGCCCATATCGAGCCGCGCTATGCCCTCGTTCACTCTTTGGCAAGTCGGCAGTCAGGGCTTCTCCGATTGGTGTCTGTGTGTTTGATTTGAGGAATCAGGTGGTTTATCTTTTTCTcactatttatttttatatttggtTTGTGGAATAGAATGAGTTGGTCCATCACCATCTCATTTCTTGTAAGTTAATAACTAATATCTACATGAGGAATAAGTTGGATTCCACTAAAATTTATGAATGAATTCATGATGCCTCATCTCATGAAGCATTGGGTGActccacaaaccaaacacaccctaagttTGCTACGTTTTAAATTATAGCTACTACAGAAAGTATAGCAAGTAAAATTAAAGATACATTTATAATAAAGTTTAACAAGAAAATAAGTGTACAAAAATGTATAATAGGGTGTGAAAAAAATGGCACACTTAGTTAGGACAGTTTGACAAGAAAATAAGTGTACAAAAATATATAATGTGGCATAGTAATAATGTTAGGCACGAACCAAACAATCTCTTGGTACTCTGGTACTACTATTGTACGTGTACATGCACGGATTTGTTGGGATGGATCTAGGCATCCGCGCCATTTAGAGCGTCCACTGCAAATGTAGTCTATAACTGTTATAACATGTACTACATCCTAACAACCCTAAATTTGATATTCAAACATGTTtgtaaaaaataaaatgaaaataacaAATTTTAGATGCATATACACTTGAGGACATAATTCTTGAGAATTCGTCTTCTAGTGCATATTCACCTaaattttgttatttttatatgaATTTTCTTGATTAAGTTTGAATCTCAAACCACAATGTATGTCCATAGTTTTAGTTTTTTCAAAACtcctatatatattttttaaaagatTTTATGAATCTCGATTGAGCAGAGAATTCTTTGGACATGCCTGGTATTACTAGATAGCTTGTCTAGCCTTGCCTCACTTGGCTAGCACGAGACACGAGAACCTTGCCCAGCCAAAAGAGCCAATTTGGCCCTCTCAAGCAGGCAAGACAAACCTTGCTTACATAGATCCCCAAGTATTTAGGCAAAACAAcctacacaagcaagattattCAATATCCATAACTCAGCGAGGTCAAATAGTACTTGGCCAAAAACCAAGCAGCCCCTTTGTAAATAGAGTAACTTGCTCACGGTTAAGAGTAACTTCAAAAGACTCTCTATGTATCCTTCTtaatcactactacagattgatatatcactgtcgccactttcactgccgtagcgATAGAAGCAACGGTGGTATACTTCCACCGccggttggaccgatagcgaggcctcctaagGCAGGAAACCGGCAGTTGAAATTTCTACCACCTacgggttaacaatagatgcggcagtggtatttTTGTCGTGGTCGCGCGACACTTCAGGATCTTTGTAACGGTCGAGTGACACGAAACGCCCCATGTGAAAAACCAACACACATAACCTCCAACGTTATTCCCAACTACTAAGATTATTGTGCTTACCGGAAAATACATGATTTACAAAGTTCATACAGTTTTTGTTTCTCCCTTCTAGGTTTAACTCTTCGATGACTCATTTGAACTCTTATCAGAGTTAACTTGTAGTTCATCTTGGATTCGCCCGATTCAAGGTCTCCTATGTAGTgatgtcgggtatcgatattagggatacccaaagcaagaaagttagcgcccacgctgacttccccagacatatcaagacgtattaaaaggtctcgcccgaccccaaggccacgggctccatctcgcccgaccttgaggccatgggttccatctcgcccgacctcgaggccgtgggctctgtctcgcccgaccccaaggatgcgggttctatctcgcccaaggccgcagctctgtctcgcccaaccccttgggtgtgagcttcatctcgcccaaccccaaggacacgggctccgtctcgcccaaccccttgggtgcaggctccatctcgctcgaccccaaggatgCGGTTTCTGGCTCACCCAAGGatgcgagctctgtctcgcccgacctcaaggccatgggctccgtctcgacCAACAGGGACTCATAccgctgccaaccactctaggtccaagcgtatgggcctgggtcaaaactctgacgctagggaagagactggcatgcctcgatgtaacccatggccatgacaggccatacctagggattcacatcaagaacagtgtcggacatgctagtgctgttctgcctaatccttgtACGGACATTGACAAACGTGTCAGTTCACCGCGACGTCCGCCAGGACagagtggaatgccatgaccggcagataaCGCCTGTGCATGGCATTAGTGACAAACAGGGCCACGACAcgaagccatccctattgacatctacaggatcagtgggacccgcataaaggaaaagaaggacctagCAACCCCGGAAGCCTTCTTATTTTTCTCGTTCTTctacttttcctcctctgtaacccacactttcccttggtctataaaaggggaagcagggcgccccatgggGGGATCGAGATCTGGACACACGAAATTgaaacacaagagcatgacatgagcacacgactgagcagcaagtgagctctcagcacccgttcattccttccaccagagacttaggatcctctccctctcttgtctgtttgtaacccctactgcaaaccaggtgctagtaacacaagcagtagcgaactggatgtagggacgttcCACTCAAACCagtaagcacaccatccgagctagacacacaaatacaaatttactcatcggtggtccgaaaacatcgatagttggtgtgccaggtaggggctttttgtgtGTCTCAACATCCACATCAGacctcggatggctagccacggcat harbors:
- the LOC136539178 gene encoding glucan endo-1,3-beta-glucosidase 11-like — translated: MAALHLSLALLILLPSTPEATSSALLGISYGRVGNNLPAATSVPQIVASLGVGRVRLYNADPTTIRAFANTGVELVVGVPDECLATVSTPTGASSWVRSNIAPALPATKIAFLTVGNEVLTSVNSSSLSRYLLPAMQCLHDALAQAGLDKQVAVTTAHNLGVLATSYPPSSAYFRKDLLPMLCPILDFHARAGSPFLVNAYPYFAYAEEPTGVELEYALLEPGHAGVADPGTGLHYTNMLAAQVDAVYHAIAAANSAAARAVEVRVSETGWPSAGDANETGATPQNAARYNGNVMRLVAQGKGTPLRPAAPLRVYMFALFNENMKPGPTSERNYGLFKPDGTPAYELSYRLPQDNTTSSSGGSITGGGGYGSDNGRYYSISAAATATMVWWTWPQVAVAACVAVLVMAL